A genomic stretch from Bifidobacterium sp. ESL0769 includes:
- a CDS encoding methyltransferase, with amino-acid sequence MSEIAGKQQDKASTEHQQHAEQYFSAEPSSRDVRRNLHVSLRGHDVDVEVSNGVFSGHRLDLGTSVLLRHAPEAPENGTFLDIGCGWGPIALALGMESPEADIWALDVNERALELTKANAEKLGLGKPIHAVKADDIPPDLTFDLIWSNPPIRVGKDELHALLMTWLPRLSTNGYAYLVVQKNLGSDSLIKWLSAELGDDFSVTKYASSKGYRVIEVHRLNGETAE; translated from the coding sequence ATGAGCGAAATAGCAGGAAAACAACAAGATAAAGCGAGCACAGAACACCAACAGCACGCGGAACAATATTTTTCGGCGGAACCGTCTTCGCGCGACGTGCGGCGGAATTTGCACGTTTCGCTGCGCGGGCATGATGTAGACGTTGAGGTTTCCAACGGGGTATTTTCGGGGCATCGGCTCGATTTGGGTACTTCCGTGTTGCTGCGTCATGCGCCGGAGGCACCGGAAAATGGCACTTTTCTCGACATCGGCTGCGGCTGGGGGCCTATCGCGTTGGCGCTTGGAATGGAGTCGCCGGAGGCCGATATCTGGGCACTTGACGTCAATGAACGCGCGCTGGAACTGACGAAAGCCAACGCGGAAAAACTTGGGCTTGGCAAACCTATTCATGCGGTTAAGGCAGACGATATACCGCCAGATTTGACCTTTGACCTCATTTGGTCGAACCCGCCGATTCGCGTGGGCAAGGACGAGTTGCATGCGTTGCTTATGACTTGGCTTCCTCGGCTTAGTACAAACGGATACGCCTATTTGGTCGTGCAGAAAAATCTTGGCAGCGATTCACTGATTAAATGGTTATCGGCAGAGCTCGGCGACGATTTCTCCGTTACAAAATATGCCAGTTCCAAAGGTTACCGCGTTATTGAAGTACACCGTTTAAACGGTGAAACTGCAGAGTAG
- a CDS encoding L-lactate dehydrogenase, whose amino-acid sequence MSNSIKPTKLAIIGAGAVGSTLAFAAAQRGVARDIVLEDINKERVEAEVLDMQHGSSFYPSVSIAGSDDVEICRDADMVVITAGARQKPGQTRLDLANATVNMMKSIVPGVIKVAPNAIYMLITNPVDIVTYVMLKLSGLPANQIFGSGTNLDTARLRFLIGQQTGVNVKNVHAYIAGEHGDSEVPLWASATIGGVTMCDWKALPGHEPLDAAKREEIHQEVKNAAYRIINGKGATNFAIAMSGVDIIDAVLNDSNRVLPVSSLLQDFHGISDICMSVPTLVNRSGVNSHINTPLSDHELAQLRRSADTLKETVSKFGF is encoded by the coding sequence ATGTCCAATTCGATTAAACCGACCAAGCTTGCCATCATCGGAGCCGGTGCCGTCGGCTCAACGCTCGCCTTCGCCGCCGCCCAGCGTGGCGTCGCCCGCGACATCGTGCTCGAAGACATCAACAAGGAGCGTGTGGAGGCCGAAGTCCTCGATATGCAGCACGGCTCCAGCTTCTATCCCTCCGTTTCCATCGCCGGCAGCGACGACGTGGAGATCTGCCGCGATGCCGATATGGTGGTCATCACCGCGGGCGCGCGTCAGAAGCCGGGCCAGACCAGGCTCGACCTCGCCAACGCGACCGTCAACATGATGAAGTCCATCGTTCCCGGCGTCATCAAGGTCGCCCCGAACGCCATCTATATGCTCATCACCAACCCGGTCGACATCGTCACCTACGTCATGCTGAAGCTCTCCGGCCTGCCGGCCAATCAGATTTTCGGCTCGGGCACCAACCTCGACACTGCCCGCCTGCGTTTCCTCATCGGTCAGCAGACCGGTGTCAACGTCAAGAATGTGCACGCTTACATCGCCGGCGAACACGGTGATTCCGAAGTGCCGCTGTGGGCCTCCGCCACCATCGGCGGGGTCACCATGTGCGACTGGAAGGCTCTGCCCGGCCACGAGCCGCTCGACGCCGCCAAGCGCGAGGAGATTCACCAGGAAGTCAAGAACGCCGCCTACCGCATCATCAACGGCAAAGGCGCCACGAACTTTGCCATCGCCATGTCCGGCGTTGACATCATCGACGCGGTCCTCAACGATTCGAACCGTGTGCTGCCGGTCTCTTCACTCTTGCAGGACTTCCACGGTATCTCCGACATCTGCATGTCCGTGCCTACGCTGGTCAACCGCTCCGGCGTCAACTCCCACATCAACACGCCGCTTTCCGATCATGAGCTCGCTCAACTGCGCCGTTCGGCCGACACGTTGAAGGAAACGGTGTCCAAGTTCGGCTTCTGA
- the hflX gene encoding GTPase HflX, whose translation MLGRKSDILQESSDGRAPGAEEWSERESRNELKHVTGLGEMQDETDVEYRKVRLERVVLVGVWSNVDTTIEQAEESLRELAALAHTAGAVVCDGVLQHRLKPDAATYVGRGKAKEIAGIVAQCEADTIIVDGDLAPSQRRALEDATKVKVVDRTAVILDIFAQHATSREGKAQVELAQLEYMLPRLRGWGGSLSRQAGGQAAGVNGGIGSRGPGETQIEMDRRVIRTRIARLKKQIRAMAPARAVKRGSRHRYGLPTVAVVGYTNAGKSSLVNRLTNSGELVGNALFATLDTAVRRAKAADGRLYAYVDTVGFVRRLPTQLVEAFKSTLEEIGEADVILHVVDASTTDPFAQIEAVNDVLAGIDGVSDIPRILAFNKADQVDQGTLDRLHNIRPDALIVSAADESGLDDLRATVEKSLPVPQVHVEALLPYTDEAGSLLSRVREYGKVEKENYRADGVALQADVDSRLAAQLMDQAID comes from the coding sequence GTGTTGGGGCGCAAGTCTGACATCCTGCAGGAGAGCAGCGATGGACGCGCTCCGGGAGCCGAGGAGTGGAGCGAGCGCGAGTCGCGCAACGAGCTTAAGCACGTCACGGGTCTGGGCGAGATGCAGGACGAGACGGATGTCGAATACCGCAAGGTACGCCTCGAACGGGTCGTGTTGGTGGGGGTGTGGTCGAACGTCGACACCACCATCGAGCAGGCCGAGGAATCACTTCGTGAGCTGGCGGCTCTGGCACACACCGCTGGTGCCGTGGTCTGCGACGGCGTTTTGCAGCATCGTCTGAAGCCTGATGCCGCTACTTACGTCGGTCGCGGCAAGGCCAAGGAGATCGCCGGAATAGTCGCCCAATGCGAGGCCGATACCATCATCGTCGATGGCGATTTGGCGCCGAGCCAGCGTCGTGCACTCGAGGACGCCACCAAGGTCAAAGTGGTCGATCGCACCGCCGTCATCCTCGACATCTTCGCCCAGCATGCCACCAGTCGCGAAGGCAAAGCGCAGGTGGAGCTGGCGCAGCTGGAATACATGCTCCCGCGTCTTCGTGGTTGGGGCGGTTCGCTGTCCCGTCAGGCCGGCGGCCAGGCCGCAGGCGTCAACGGCGGCATCGGCTCCCGTGGCCCCGGCGAGACGCAGATCGAAATGGACCGTCGCGTCATCCGCACCCGCATCGCACGGCTCAAAAAACAGATTCGCGCGATGGCTCCGGCACGTGCTGTCAAGCGCGGTTCACGCCATCGTTATGGCTTGCCCACGGTGGCCGTGGTCGGCTATACCAACGCCGGCAAATCCTCGCTGGTCAACCGCCTGACCAATTCTGGCGAGCTGGTTGGCAATGCGCTGTTTGCCACTCTTGATACCGCGGTTCGTCGCGCCAAAGCCGCCGATGGACGTCTCTATGCCTACGTCGATACGGTCGGTTTCGTGCGCCGTCTGCCCACTCAGCTGGTCGAAGCATTTAAGTCTACGCTTGAGGAAATCGGTGAGGCCGACGTCATCCTTCATGTCGTTGATGCTTCCACCACCGATCCGTTCGCCCAGATAGAGGCGGTCAACGACGTGCTCGCCGGCATTGACGGCGTCTCCGATATCCCGCGTATCCTCGCCTTCAACAAGGCCGATCAGGTCGACCAGGGCACGCTCGACCGTCTGCACAACATCCGACCGGACGCGCTGATTGTTTCAGCTGCCGACGAAAGCGGGCTGGACGACCTGCGGGCAACAGTCGAAAAGTCCTTGCCTGTCCCGCAAGTCCATGTTGAAGCGCTGCTGCCGTATACCGACGAGGCCGGTTCCTTGCTTTCCCGCGTCCGAGAATACGGCAAGGTGGAAAAGGAGAATTACCGGGCTGACGGGGTCGCGTTACAGGCCGATGTCGATTCGCGTCTGGCCGCGCAGTTGATGGATCAGGCAATTGATTGA
- a CDS encoding AEC family transporter produces the protein MLKTVIFALLPILVTMLLGAFAAKRGDFDSTDSSRLIKFVMNYALPMHVFGGIWATKRKLIVKDIPLALWMLGAMLVSYFLLYFIYWKIVKNQSGLSSLRALSVADPSIPFIGSAVLPLFFDETISAIDIGIASLIINVILVPFVFEALAADVNKEGGPKISVGKRLVKGLTKPLVLAAFLGFILSICGFSMPSVLEPTFTVLGKTAGGVAMFATGIVLVTRKISFNPHVWLTVGLKNIVYPAIIWVLMVATGMPSELTRIVVITMAIPTATLPTNLAIDYGIHESEMASTQFLSTVLSFITLSCAMLLLQ, from the coding sequence ATGCTGAAGACTGTCATATTTGCGTTATTGCCGATACTGGTCACCATGCTGCTCGGCGCTTTTGCCGCCAAACGCGGCGATTTCGATAGCACCGACAGCAGCCGTCTCATCAAATTCGTGATGAACTATGCGCTGCCGATGCACGTTTTCGGTGGTATCTGGGCCACCAAACGCAAGTTGATCGTCAAGGATATTCCGTTGGCATTGTGGATGCTCGGCGCCATGCTCGTCTCCTATTTTCTGCTTTATTTCATCTATTGGAAGATCGTCAAAAACCAGAGCGGGCTTTCCTCCCTGCGCGCGCTTTCGGTGGCCGATCCATCCATTCCGTTCATCGGTTCTGCAGTGCTTCCGCTCTTCTTCGACGAGACCATCAGTGCCATCGACATCGGCATCGCCAGCCTGATTATCAACGTGATTCTGGTCCCATTCGTTTTCGAGGCGCTCGCCGCGGACGTCAACAAAGAGGGTGGACCCAAGATTTCCGTGGGCAAGCGCCTGGTGAAAGGGCTCACCAAGCCGCTGGTGCTGGCGGCGTTCCTCGGCTTTATCCTTTCGATCTGTGGCTTCTCGATGCCCAGCGTTCTCGAGCCGACCTTCACGGTGCTCGGCAAGACGGCGGGTGGCGTGGCCATGTTCGCCACCGGCATTGTGCTGGTGACCCGTAAGATTTCCTTCAACCCTCACGTCTGGCTGACCGTCGGCTTGAAGAACATCGTCTATCCAGCTATTATTTGGGTGCTGATGGTCGCCACCGGTATGCCGAGCGAGCTGACGCGTATCGTCGTGATTACCATGGCCATTCCCACCGCCACGCTGCCTACGAATCTTGCCATCGATTATGGCATCCACGAGTCGGAAATGGCTTCGACTCAGTTCTTGAGCACGGTACTTTCGTTCATTACGTTGAGCTGTGCGATGCTGTTGTTGCAATAA
- a CDS encoding DUF3418 domain-containing protein, translating to MKYHYPTDLPVSAARDEIQRAVRDSQVVIVSGQTGSGKTTQIPKMLLEMGRGTHGHQIVHTQPRRLAARTVAERICDEMGVKLGEEIGYQVRFTDESSPKTRLRIVTDGILLAQIQHDPSLSRYDTIIIDEAHERSLNIDFLLGYLTALLPKRRDLKLIITSATIDSVKFKEHFEDALHTKVPVIEVSGRTYPVQIVYEPLGGMPALMRHVPGFADGSLPDENGEIPGVDTGNGSGGNTGSEDMPRAVARACAELVIHSSHDRGPRDILVFASGERDIHEYEDAVRHHFGPRTADMRRPDALEIVPLYARLSSKEQHRVFERHSHQRIVIATNVAETSLTVPGIRYVVDPGEARISRYSKSAKVQRLPIEAISQASADQRSGRCGRIADGIAIRLYSKDDYESRPRFTEPEILRTSLGAVVLHMLSVGVARTANDVTHFGFIDPPDTRSVSDGFNELTELKAIARKHGEVRLTHTGRQLSRIPIDIRLGRMILEAAQKATPNTLAAVLVIVAFLSLQDPRERPDEIRAEADRVHNRYADETSDFLTALNMWDHIFGPDEGNDGNHTGNAKLRKICKSEYFSFIRLRQWRDLVTQLRQMCRQMHFKVGKPAPISRPAPEILMLPVNQQAAHALCCSWDAQGIHSSMLAGLLSMMGMQVVREPKASDFSGLKGAAKARAIKRAAKQSKNEYQGARGTRFALFPASSVAKSTPPWVMSTDLTETSRLWARYSAAIDPAWAEPLAGSLTRVTYAEPHWSGSRGSAIASSKVLLYGLPIVQDRPVQWGRINPPEARDFLIRQGLVEGDIQQRFSYDDFVEANRDILQDAVDDTNRTRQISDSVSDEDLFDFYNAVIPQDVTSVADLGKWVKSIHGIQPHLLDFDPDKVERLQSHESVDLRDYPDQWHTLGTDGTPIDLHLSYIYNPSDPGDGVTVHVPIKALSRLTPEQFTWNVPGLLDELILGYIKSLPKSLRVQFVPAPDTARTIRAAIDERYSNLPGSGSEGKPNLPPVDEATGTTRWPDFAHAFTYAAITSVNATIHPEDFNSDQLGKLSPYLRVTFSVEEPLPPAPGKGRHGNKRNGKGNSNHVEAANTNNATKPYNKYANGSGSNQAKDNANSNAQSGQDNRNSSGNTNPTIIDDATFRAQRHGKAQRYRVLGTGKSLVELQRKFARQAQASARKTVERQASKAKSQGKVVAQANLLNKAGATTVSRAEMLWQAAYEKLKLPEDRISSRWLGSEALMLASAPYKSTKLLVDDLELAAVKRLLPHIDKLADDTALAEAVSGVSETFEDTVYAVAHDVIAILKRYAAVDSAVGGKADLTMLAVLQSVREHIATLVYPGFIGKTPPQALPNIERYLHADLMRLEKAKADKNRDVRWAWEADEAKDLVTRAQEKLKAEPAGPRREAFGKQVQQARWMLEEFYVSLWAQELGTKFPASLKRIHKLLG from the coding sequence ATGAAATACCATTATCCAACAGATTTGCCAGTCAGTGCCGCGCGCGACGAGATTCAGCGCGCCGTGCGGGATTCGCAGGTCGTCATCGTCTCCGGGCAGACAGGTTCGGGCAAGACCACCCAGATTCCGAAAATGCTGCTCGAAATGGGACGCGGCACACATGGCCATCAGATCGTGCACACTCAGCCACGCCGTCTGGCCGCACGCACCGTGGCCGAACGCATCTGCGACGAAATGGGAGTGAAACTCGGCGAGGAAATCGGCTATCAGGTCCGCTTCACCGACGAAAGCTCGCCAAAAACCCGTCTGCGCATTGTCACCGATGGTATCCTCCTCGCCCAGATTCAGCACGACCCGAGCCTTTCACGCTACGACACCATCATCATCGACGAGGCGCATGAGCGCAGCCTCAACATCGATTTTCTGCTCGGTTACTTGACAGCATTGCTTCCGAAGCGCCGTGATCTGAAGCTCATCATCACCTCGGCCACCATCGACTCAGTGAAGTTCAAGGAGCATTTCGAGGACGCGCTGCATACGAAGGTTCCCGTCATCGAAGTCTCCGGGCGCACGTACCCGGTGCAGATTGTCTACGAGCCGCTGGGCGGTATGCCCGCGTTGATGCGACACGTACCGGGGTTTGCCGACGGCTCGCTGCCGGATGAAAACGGTGAGATTCCGGGAGTCGACACCGGCAACGGTTCCGGAGGCAACACCGGCAGTGAAGACATGCCCCGCGCCGTGGCACGTGCCTGCGCCGAACTGGTCATCCACTCCTCGCACGACCGCGGGCCGCGTGATATTCTGGTCTTTGCCTCCGGCGAGCGCGACATTCATGAGTATGAGGATGCCGTCCGCCATCATTTCGGTCCACGTACAGCCGATATGCGTCGGCCGGACGCGCTGGAAATCGTACCGCTTTATGCCCGTCTCTCCTCCAAAGAGCAGCATCGCGTCTTCGAACGCCATTCCCACCAGCGCATCGTCATTGCGACCAACGTGGCCGAGACGTCGCTGACTGTGCCCGGTATCCGTTACGTGGTCGACCCCGGCGAGGCACGAATCTCGCGCTATTCCAAGTCCGCCAAAGTGCAACGCCTGCCGATCGAGGCTATCAGCCAAGCCAGCGCCGACCAGCGCAGCGGCCGTTGCGGGCGTATCGCCGACGGCATTGCCATCCGCCTCTATTCCAAGGACGATTACGAATCCCGTCCACGCTTCACCGAACCGGAGATTCTGCGAACTTCACTCGGTGCTGTTGTATTACACATGCTTTCAGTGGGAGTGGCCCGCACAGCCAACGATGTGACTCACTTCGGCTTCATCGACCCGCCCGACACCCGTTCCGTCTCCGACGGCTTCAACGAACTGACCGAGCTCAAGGCCATCGCACGCAAGCACGGCGAGGTGCGCCTGACCCACACCGGCCGTCAGCTTTCGCGCATCCCGATTGACATCCGCCTTGGCCGTATGATTCTCGAAGCCGCGCAAAAAGCCACGCCTAACACACTGGCGGCGGTACTGGTCATTGTCGCCTTCCTCAGCCTGCAAGATCCGCGCGAACGGCCCGACGAAATCCGCGCTGAAGCCGACCGCGTGCATAACCGTTACGCCGACGAGACCAGCGATTTCCTGACGGCGCTCAACATGTGGGACCATATTTTCGGCCCTGACGAAGGCAATGATGGCAATCATACCGGCAATGCCAAGCTACGCAAGATCTGCAAGTCCGAATACTTCAGTTTCATACGCCTGCGGCAATGGCGAGACCTCGTCACCCAGCTGCGACAGATGTGCCGGCAGATGCATTTCAAGGTGGGTAAGCCCGCACCGATCTCGCGTCCCGCCCCAGAAATTCTCATGCTGCCGGTCAACCAGCAGGCGGCTCATGCGCTGTGCTGCTCGTGGGATGCGCAGGGCATCCACTCCTCCATGCTCGCCGGCCTGCTTTCGATGATGGGCATGCAGGTGGTACGCGAGCCCAAGGCTTCGGACTTCTCAGGGCTCAAGGGGGCTGCCAAGGCACGCGCGATAAAACGTGCAGCCAAGCAGTCGAAGAACGAGTATCAGGGGGCGCGCGGAACCCGTTTCGCGCTCTTCCCCGCCTCCTCGGTGGCCAAATCGACCCCACCGTGGGTGATGTCGACCGACCTGACCGAAACCTCCCGCCTCTGGGCTCGTTATTCCGCCGCCATCGACCCGGCCTGGGCCGAACCGCTGGCCGGGAGTCTCACCCGCGTCACCTACGCCGAGCCGCATTGGTCGGGTTCGCGCGGCAGTGCCATCGCCAGTTCGAAGGTGCTGCTCTACGGTCTGCCGATCGTGCAGGACCGACCGGTACAATGGGGTCGTATCAACCCTCCCGAAGCCCGCGATTTTTTGATTCGACAGGGTCTGGTCGAAGGCGATATCCAGCAGCGCTTCTCCTACGATGATTTCGTCGAGGCCAACCGCGACATTCTGCAGGATGCGGTGGATGACACCAACCGCACCCGCCAGATATCCGATTCAGTGAGCGACGAGGATCTTTTCGACTTCTACAATGCTGTCATTCCTCAAGACGTGACCAGCGTGGCCGACCTCGGCAAGTGGGTCAAGTCCATTCATGGCATACAGCCGCATCTGCTTGACTTCGACCCGGACAAGGTCGAACGCCTGCAATCGCACGAATCCGTGGACCTGCGTGACTACCCCGACCAGTGGCATACGCTCGGAACCGACGGCACCCCCATCGATTTGCACCTGAGCTATATCTACAACCCCAGTGATCCAGGCGACGGCGTGACCGTGCATGTCCCCATCAAGGCCTTGTCCCGCCTGACACCTGAGCAGTTCACATGGAATGTGCCAGGACTTCTGGACGAGCTCATTCTGGGCTATATCAAGTCGCTGCCGAAGTCGCTGCGCGTACAGTTTGTGCCGGCTCCCGACACGGCCCGCACGATTCGTGCCGCCATCGACGAACGCTACTCCAACCTGCCCGGCTCGGGTTCCGAAGGCAAGCCGAACCTGCCCCCAGTCGACGAGGCGACCGGCACCACCCGCTGGCCCGATTTCGCGCACGCCTTCACCTATGCCGCTATCACCAGTGTCAACGCCACCATCCACCCCGAGGACTTCAACAGCGACCAGCTCGGCAAACTCTCACCATATCTACGTGTCACGTTCAGCGTCGAGGAACCATTGCCACCGGCGCCTGGCAAGGGCCGTCATGGCAACAAACGTAACGGCAAAGGTAACAGCAACCACGTTGAGGCCGCCAATACCAACAACGCAACGAAACCCTACAATAAGTACGCAAACGGTTCCGGCTCGAATCAGGCCAAGGATAACGCCAACTCCAACGCACAATCGGGGCAGGATAATCGAAACAGTTCCGGTAACACCAATCCGACCATCATCGACGACGCGACCTTCCGGGCCCAGCGGCACGGCAAGGCACAACGTTATCGGGTGCTCGGCACGGGCAAATCGCTTGTCGAACTTCAACGCAAGTTTGCCCGCCAAGCGCAGGCCAGCGCCCGCAAAACCGTAGAACGTCAGGCCAGCAAGGCCAAGTCGCAGGGCAAGGTGGTCGCTCAGGCGAACCTTCTGAACAAAGCCGGCGCCACCACGGTCTCCCGTGCTGAGATGCTCTGGCAAGCCGCCTACGAGAAACTGAAACTACCCGAAGACCGCATCTCCTCGCGTTGGCTCGGCAGCGAGGCACTGATGCTCGCTAGCGCACCATACAAATCCACGAAGCTCTTGGTCGACGACCTCGAGCTGGCGGCGGTCAAGCGTCTGCTCCCCCATATCGACAAGCTCGCTGACGACACCGCGTTGGCAGAAGCCGTAAGCGGGGTATCCGAAACTTTCGAAGACACGGTCTATGCAGTGGCACACGACGTCATCGCCATCCTCAAGCGCTACGCCGCCGTCGACTCGGCGGTGGGTGGCAAGGCGGACCTAACGATGCTGGCCGTGCTGCAATCGGTGCGCGAGCACATCGCCACGCTCGTCTACCCGGGCTTTATCGGCAAGACCCCGCCGCAAGCGCTGCCCAACATCGAACGTTACCTGCACGCCGACCTGATGCGCCTGGAAAAGGCCAAAGCCGACAAGAACCGTGACGTCCGCTGGGCCTGGGAGGCCGACGAAGCCAAAGACCTGGTCACGCGAGCCCAAGAAAAGCTCAAAGCCGAACCCGCCGGCCCTCGCCGCGAAGCCTTCGGCAAGCAGGTTCAGCAGGCCCGCTGGATGCTCGAAGAGTTCTACGTCTCGTTGTGGGCGCAGGAGCTGGGCACGAAGTTCCCCGCCAGTCTCAAGCGCATCCACAAACTGCTGGGGTGA
- a CDS encoding hemagglutinin, whose product MAVCKRKWRKAGVPAKVGVVFGGIVAVICVMALVMALIRVVQWHIEVTDAQKRQEELVQKYDFDPGNIISDAQFFNADAMSQAEVQAFIIKHGPNCTSANCLPVKTFDTTDIAANSLCKAYKGAKGESASAIIYKSSQACGVSEKVLLTVMQKEQHLIGSANPTDFQYKAAMGLSCPDDADCDPHFAGFFNQVYGSAKRFKYYQAHESQYGYHAGTLNYVQYHPNKSCGGSQVYIRNQATALLYVYTPYQPNTAALAAGFNEGDSCSSYGNRNFALIYDNWFGDPRK is encoded by the coding sequence ATCGCCGTCTGTAAACGCAAGTGGCGCAAGGCCGGCGTTCCTGCAAAAGTGGGTGTGGTGTTCGGCGGCATAGTCGCGGTAATCTGCGTGATGGCGCTGGTCATGGCGCTGATTCGCGTGGTCCAATGGCATATTGAAGTAACCGACGCCCAGAAACGGCAGGAAGAGCTGGTCCAGAAATACGATTTCGACCCCGGCAATATCATCTCAGACGCACAGTTCTTCAATGCCGATGCCATGAGTCAGGCGGAAGTTCAGGCCTTCATCATCAAGCACGGCCCGAACTGCACCTCGGCCAACTGCCTGCCTGTCAAGACCTTTGACACCACCGACATCGCCGCCAACAGCCTGTGCAAGGCCTACAAAGGCGCCAAAGGCGAGTCCGCGAGCGCCATCATCTACAAATCCTCGCAGGCCTGCGGCGTCAGCGAAAAAGTACTCCTGACCGTCATGCAGAAGGAACAGCATCTCATCGGCTCGGCCAATCCTACCGATTTCCAATACAAGGCCGCCATGGGCCTGAGCTGCCCGGACGACGCCGACTGCGACCCACACTTCGCTGGCTTCTTCAACCAGGTCTATGGCTCGGCAAAACGCTTCAAGTATTATCAAGCCCACGAAAGCCAGTACGGCTATCACGCCGGCACGCTCAATTACGTGCAATATCACCCGAACAAAAGCTGCGGCGGCAGCCAGGTCTATATCCGCAACCAAGCCACTGCGCTGCTCTACGTCTATACTCCTTACCAGCCCAACACCGCCGCACTGGCCGCGGGCTTCAACGAGGGCGATTCATGCTCGAGCTACGGCAACCGCAATTTCGCCCTGATCTACGACAACTGGTTCGGCGACCCACGCAAATAA